A genomic segment from Maniola jurtina chromosome 16, ilManJurt1.1, whole genome shotgun sequence encodes:
- the LOC123873292 gene encoding putative molluscan insulin-related peptide(s) receptor: protein MAKDTLMCIMIYSIILSFSYVVKSTSTSEPAEYNGFCIDMFIHRKSLFSKLENCTIVIGDLKISPLDRTKPEDFVNVTFPKLKEVTGFMVVYRVFGLETLGNLFPNLARIRGNTLLYNFALVIYDMAGLREVGLPNLLKIDRGGVIIWGNPLTCFVDTIDWDAIAPSSRHVLRIPDREARCNFPCTCSDIPSRNRCWNNRKCQRFLEGAERENCSSECVGCRNTNTSSCSLCRSYTSRGECVPRCPGDTYILSASNYCLTKDECLHLKHWTLNDKCVSECPNNYKEVNKNGIISCVPCKDCQMTCKNLNLQDLSTIQLAERCVYVQGYLKIHIWSIPQVVDELNYYLRNIEEVSKYILIYGSIQLSSLHFLSSLKRIKGEELYDGSYSLVIYDMQNLQTMFLPNVTRNLQVDKGSLRVYTNRMLCMSEIDKVKEAFPVSPREIDVPPELNGYSAACDEVYPNLKIEVKNETFAIATFSPLPKDNVHYALLYVKIPHGIHSSMVPESCSDSEWSAVNIPNTAGSTVTVELSALKPATTYAVCIEKYDPTTRHLARSNITNFTTAVGKPEPPFILELVASSYNIIVIRWVNHLDYRPYITKYELDVVLVDIKDRDITVRDHCVWMDDDLFEIDYSRHAKVMRPPNNYEKGCESTCGILSSVTQGAMVEEYFDVCSAINGCDHVTERPKNFSSQGVIRSLALDLDGPRNNSYQVGGLLPFRDYRFHLRACTKDGCSTSARDVVRTLRLQSADIATITFASSNRSGYIDVKWNPPTRTNGPLLSYTLEIYSNPQIYDINHLLPQTWCVLGNVTSLKVKSTVAEKYILRICSTTLGNAYICNDWKKVLTLTEHELAWWWGGLLFGVFLPMFSCIIAWHLTEKLRETENIPLVDMTSTLRQETEAPSTMFSDFMPSNYISLSDLHSE from the exons ATGGCTAAGGACACGTTGATgtg CATAATGATCTACAGTATCATCCTCAGTTTCTCCTACGTAGTTAAGAGTACAAGTACGTCGGAGCCAGCTGAATATAATGGATTTTGTATTGACATGTTTATACACAGAAAGTCACTATTTTCGAAATTGGAGAATTGTACTATTGTGATTGGTGATCTGAAAATTTCTCCGCTAGACAGGACAAAACCGGAAGACTTTGTAAATGTTACGTTTCCTAAATTAAAAGAG GTGACTGGATTTATGGTTGTTTACCGTGTATTCGGATTAGAGACTCTGGGAAACTTGTTTCCGAATCTAGCCCGGATTCGCGGGAACACTCTTTTATATAACTTCGCGTTGGTTATATACGATATGGCTGGATTACGGGAG GTGGGGTTGCCCAATCTTCTTAAGATAGACAGAGGCGGAGTAATAATCTGGGGAAATCCGCTAACTTGCTTCGTAGACACGATCGACTGGGATGCCATCGCGCCAAGTTCCCGACACGTTCTCAGAATACCCGATAGGGAGGCTCGCTGTAACTTCCCTTGCACCTGCTCCGATATACCGTCTCGGAACCGCTGTTGGAATAATAG AAAATGCCAGCGTTTCCTGGAAGGGGCGGAGCGCGAGAATTGCAGCAGCGAGTGCGTCGGGTGTCGCAACACGAATACCAGCAGCTGCTCCCTCTGCCGGAGTTACACGTCCCGGGGCGAATGTGTCCCGCGCTGTCCGGGTGACAC CTATATACTATCCGCGAGCAATTATTGCCTTACAAAAGACGAATGCCTACATTTAAAACACTGGACTTTGAACGACAAGTGCGTCTCAGAATGCCCAAACAATTACAAAGAGGTAAACAAAAATGGAATTATCAGCTGTGTTCCCTGCAAAGATTGCCAGATG acaTGTAAAAATCTCAATCTACAGGATTTGTCCACAATTCAGCTCGCAGAAAGATGTGTCTACGTCCAAGGTTATTTGAAAATCCACATCTGGTCGATACCGCAAGTGGTCGATGAGCTAAATTATTACTTGAGAAATATTGAAGAAGTGTCAAAGTATATTCTCATCTATGGTTCTATCCAACTTAGTTCATTACATTTTCTTTCATCTTTAAAACGTATAAAGGGCGAAGAATTGTATGACGGGAGTTATAGCCTGGTTATATACGACATGCAAAATCTGCAGACCATGTTTTTGCCAAATGTAACGCGAAATCTCCAAGTAGATAAAGGTTCCCTAAGAGTATACACAAATAGAATGCTATGTATGAGTGAAATAGATAAAGTGAAGGAAGCATTTCCCGTATCTCCTCGTGAAATTGATGTACCCCCAGAATTGAATGGATACAGTGCAGCGTGTGACGAAGTATATCCTAACCTAAAGATAGAAGTAAAGAATGAAACCTTTGCCATAGCAACATTTTCCCCGCTACCCAAAGATAACGTTCATTATGCACTTCTGTATGTGAAAATACCACATGGTATACATTCATCGATGGTGCCAGAATCGTGTAGTGATTCAGAATGGTCTGCTGTTAATATTCCAAACACAGCTGGCAGCACTGTCACAGTGGAATTATCAGCGCTGAAGCCAGCTACAACCTATGCAGTTTGTATAGAAAAGTATGACCCAACAACTCGACATCTCGCGCGAAGCAATATCACAAATTTTACAACGGCTGTTGGTAAACCAGAACCACCGTTTATCTTAGAACTGGTCGCGTCATCATACAATATCATTGTTATCAGATGGGTAAACCATTTGGATTATCGACCTTATATAACTAAGTACGAACTGGATGTTGTTCTTGTCGATATCAAAGATCGTGACATTACAGTACGAGATCATTGCGTGTGGATGGATGATGATTTGTTCGAAATAGATTATTCGCGACATGCAAAAGTAATGCGTCCACCGAATAACTATGAAAAAGGTTGTGAGTCTACGTGTGGTATCCTGTCTTCAGTCACTCAAGGAGCAATGGTTGAAGAGTACTTTGACGTATGTAGTGCGATAAATGGCTGCGACCATGTGACTGAACGTCCTAAAAATTTTAGTTCTCAAGGTGTTATTAGGAGTTTGGCTTTAGATTTAGACGGTCCTAGAAACAATAGTTATCAAGTTGGAGGTTTACTTCCATTCAGAGATTATAGATTTCATTTAAGAGCTTGCACAAAAGATGGATGCAGCACATCCGCTAGAGACGTCGTTAGAACGTTGCGGTTGCAAAGTGCTGATATAGCAACTATTACGTTTGCCAGTTCCAATAGATCTGGTTATATTGATGTGAAATGGAACCCTCCGACACGAACAAATGGACCTTTACTATCGTATACACTTGAAATTTATTCAAATCCAcaaatttatgatattaatcATTTGCTACCTCAAACCTGGTGTGTTCTTGGAAATGTAACAAGCCTTAAAGTGAAATCAACTGTTGCCGAGAAATATATACTGAGGATTTGTTCCACAACGCTTGGAAATGCTTACATTTGCAATGATTGGAAGAAAGTGTTGACATTAACTGAGCATGAATTAGCTTGGTGGTGGGGCGGTTTGTTATTTGGGGTCTTCTTACCCATGTTCTCGTGCATTATAGCCTGGCATCTGACTGAAAAATTGAGAGAAACTGAAAATATACCATTGGTTGATATGACATCTACTCTACGCCAAGAAACAGAGGCTCCATCCACTATGTTCTCCGACTTCATGCCAAGTAATTACATTTCGTTGAGCGATTTACATTCTGAGTAA
- the LOC123873296 gene encoding uncharacterized protein LOC123873296, translating to MPELSQVELLDRINKSLKFLPNFDGNSHTLTRFINLADELVRSFLNPAQEYDLSNLSLISGILNKITGSAARTISTNGISDDWNKIKATLINSFSDYRDEIALLTDLSYLIQGPDTVQIFYEKVQNLLCTLITYVELHETVKTTVDVKRTLYQKFALKTFLKGLREPLGSRVRCMRPPTLQTALAFAKEELNIIHLQNRTKFFQNYHKHTRRPYSFYSQRNYNSDTKFPSRSRRYSMSQKHVPSEPQYPSSTYIPCQPYPVQQNCPQVELNLLEVPETKIPVNYYKSDQYYNSQENMSTRCENEIDTAADDKQNYEFILSRLPIDQLNEEEATNLINLAKEYSDVFLLI from the coding sequence atgccggAACTTAGTCAAGTAGAACTGTTAGATAGAATAAATAAGTCCCTTAAGTTTTTACCGAATTTTGATGGAAATTCTCACACACTAACTAGATTTATAAATTTAGCCGACGAATTAGTACGCTCATTTTTAAATCCCGCTCAAGAGTATGACCTTTCAAACCTCTCCTTGATTAGTGGtattcttaataaaattactgGATCTGCAGCAAGAACCATATCAACCAATGGAATTTCCGATGAttggaataaaattaaagctacatTAATTAACAGTTTTTCCGATTACCGAGACGAAATAGCTTTACTTACAGACTTATCATATTTAATTCAAGGTCCTGATACAGTACAAATCTTTTACGAAAAGGTTCAAAATTTACTTTGCACACTTATTACTTACGTAGAGCTACACGAAACTGTCAAAACTACTGTCGATGTAAAAAGAACGCTTTACCAAAAATTTGCTCTTAAAACCTTCTTAAAAGGTTTAAGAGAACCTTTAGGGTCAAGAGTAAGGTGTATGAGACCCCCCACATTACAGACTGCTCTCGCATTTGCCAAAGAAgaattaaatataatacatcTGCAGAATAGAACTAAATTTTTCCAAAATTATCATAAGCATACTCGTAGACCTTATTCTTTTTATTCACAGCGTAATTATAACAGTGACACGAAATTCCCTTCTAGATCAAGAAGATATTCAATGTCCCAAAAACACGTTCCTTCAGAACCTCAATACCCATCAAGTACTTATATCCCATGTCAACCTTACCCTGTTCAACAAAATTGCCCACAGGTGGAATTAAATCTACTGGAAGTTCCAGAAACCAAAATtcctgtaaattattataaatctgaCCAATATTATAACTCCCAAGAAAACATGTCGACCCGGTGTGAAAATGAAATTGACACCGCTGCTGACGATAAGCAGAATTACGAGTTCATATTATCACGTTTGCCCATAGATCAGTTAAATGAAGAAGAGgctactaatttaattaatttagccAAAGAATATTccgatgtattt